In the genome of Torulaspora globosa chromosome 2, complete sequence, the window AAAGCCTCTACCGAAGGAGTTGGCGGAGGATGAGCAGTTGCAAAAGGATTTCAGATATGATCAGACCATGAAAGACGTCACAGCAGATTCAGTGGACGACGAATATGCGGCTACCAGTGGTTTAGCTGATCCCAGAATCATCGTAACGACGTCTAGAGATCCCAGCACCAGACTATCTCAATTTGCCAAGGAAATAAAACTACTTTTCCCTACGGCTGTCAGACTGAACAGAGGTAACTATATCATGAGTAATCTTGTAAGTGCGTGCGTCAAGTCGGGGACTTCCGATCTGGTGGTATTGCATGAACACAGAGGTGTCCCCACGTCACTGACCATATCGCATTTCCCACACGGTCCCACGGCCTATTTCACATTGCACAACGTTGTGTTGAGGCACGATATACTGAATCGTGGTAACCAAAGTGAGGTGAACCCACATCTTATCTTTGAGAACTTCACCACCACGCTAGGTAAGAGGGTAGAATGCATATTGAAACACCTGTTCCCGCCTGGGCCTAAGAAGGACTCGCCGCGAGTGATTACGTTCGTGAACAAGGGAGATTTCATCAGTGTCAGACAACACGTGTATGTACGGACCCGCGAGGGAGTGGAACTCGCCGAGGTAGGTCCCAGGTTCGAGATGAGGCTGTTTGAATTGAGGTTGGGCACATTGGACAATAAGGACGCTGACGTTGAATGGCAATTGAGGAGGTTCGTGAGAACCGCAGCCCGGAAGGACTATTTGTAAGGGAGGtttttcatcaactttGTATATTTACGTGATATGTCGACTACAACAGAAAATATAACCACCAGATAgagatcttgaaggataaaagacaaagaaagagctcCGACGGCATgaaatgaaattgaactATGACTATTAGAAAAAATAACAAAAACCTTTTAATTGTTAGTGGAAACACTGTCCTTTCTGCTGTTTATCCTTCGTTTGAGGGCTTCGCCAACCTTTTCAGTTTGCAAAGTATCATCGTACATCAAAACGTTGTTAATGGAGGGCTGTGGAAACATGCCAGCACTTTCGCGTCTTCTTATTATGGAGGGCCCCCCAAGCGTGTTTGATATTCCTGTGTTCGAGTAAGTTCTTGTGGCAAACAGCGGAGATGAGCAACCTGAGCCATTGCCGTTGTTGATGCTGCTGTGCGTAGACGTTCTGGAGATCCTGGGGTCGATCAGGGTGTGTGAAGCCGGCGGCGGCAACGACGAGTGGTGCGGCatctcttcgtcgtcatcgGTGGAGAGCTCGTCGCTGCCGCTGGACTCGATGTGGAAGTTGGATTTGCCGGACCTCGGCAATCCTTTGCCCGCAGTCTTGCCGACGCTCACGCTGGACACGTTTGCCGAGCTCTTGGATCTCGGCTGCTGCGGACGGGAGTACGAAGAAGCCGGGGTGGTCGGAGACCTAGTCAAGAGGGTGTTGGAGTAGCGTCTTGCCAGCGCGCCCGAGCCCGCGCTGGAATCCCGTCTCTTGACAAACGGATTGGAAAAATTCGCTGTCACTGCGGGTCTCT includes:
- the IMP4 gene encoding snoRNA-binding rRNA-processing protein IMP4 (ancestral locus Anc_2.221) produces the protein MLRRQARERREYLYRKAQELQESQLQQKRDVIKNALAQGKPLPKELAEDEQLQKDFRYDQTMKDVTADSVDDEYAATSGLADPRIIVTTSRDPSTRLSQFAKEIKLLFPTAVRLNRGNYIMSNLVSACVKSGTSDLVVLHEHRGVPTSLTISHFPHGPTAYFTLHNVVLRHDILNRGNQSEVNPHLIFENFTTTLGKRVECILKHLFPPGPKKDSPRVITFVNKGDFISVRQHVYVRTREGVELAEVGPRFEMRLFELRLGTLDNKDADVEWQLRRFVRTAARKDYL